A portion of the Bdellovibrionales bacterium genome contains these proteins:
- the pssA gene encoding CDP-diacylglycerol--serine O-phosphatidyltransferase — protein MNQPQRPFNRLNQGTKRLRRRLTMHIYVLPNLLTTMNMFFGFYGIVHAIKGNFTHAAYAIVAAAVFDLLDGRVARLTHSTSKFGAEYDSLCDLVSFGIAPALLLYLWSLQPFGRVGWLASFFFVACGALRLARFNVQQNIIEKSYFQGLPIPMAAGIVASSVMALQDLEILAHRNHWILAMTFLLGFVMVSTFRYRSFKDIELKRRLPFAYLVLGVFILALIAIRPEVMLFVLFLTYAILGAVFGVLRLGRPLRKTEASSEGDEESENALAVHEDDLHEEIEEGT, from the coding sequence TCCTTTTAATCGTTTAAATCAAGGGACGAAACGTCTTCGTCGACGACTTACAATGCACATCTATGTTCTGCCAAATCTTCTGACGACCATGAACATGTTTTTTGGTTTTTATGGGATCGTTCATGCTATCAAGGGAAATTTCACACATGCCGCATATGCTATTGTGGCCGCTGCAGTTTTCGATCTTCTTGATGGAAGGGTCGCTCGACTCACGCATTCTACCAGCAAATTTGGAGCCGAATACGACTCCCTTTGCGATCTTGTCAGTTTTGGAATTGCTCCCGCTCTACTTCTGTATTTGTGGTCCCTACAGCCCTTTGGACGCGTTGGATGGTTGGCCAGCTTTTTCTTTGTCGCCTGCGGAGCTCTGAGGTTGGCTCGATTCAATGTTCAACAAAATATAATTGAAAAATCCTATTTTCAAGGCCTACCAATCCCTATGGCTGCTGGAATCGTCGCCAGCTCCGTTATGGCCCTGCAGGACCTTGAGATTCTTGCCCACCGTAATCATTGGATTTTGGCTATGACCTTCCTGCTCGGCTTCGTGATGGTCTCTACCTTTAGATATCGAAGTTTTAAAGACATCGAATTAAAACGAAGGTTGCCTTTTGCTTATTTGGTTCTCGGAGTATTTATTCTAGCGCTCATCGCAATAAGACCTGAAGTGATGTTATTTGTCTTGTTTTTAACCTACGCCATACTTGGTGCCGTTTTCGGGGTATTGCGCCTTGGTCGGCCCCTCAGAAAAACAGAAGCCTCCTCTGAAGGTGACGAAGAGAGTGAGAATGCGCTTGCTGTTCATGAAGATGACCTTCACGAAGAAATTGAGGAGGGCACATGA
- a CDS encoding aspartate-semialdehyde dehydrogenase: MSLNVGVIGATGMVGEEFLRLIEQRRFPIKKLKLFASNESKGKQVGCLGKNWTIETLEAGCFEGLDLAFFSSGDEISKEWGPRAVSEGSFAIDNSAAFRMDSNVHLIVPEINGDLLSTSSSPTLIANPNCSTIQLVMALAPLQKDFGISQIKVATYQSVSGAGKAARDELIAQLKSELSMNSNTERDTHHIPQVFPHPIAFNCLPHIGGFDSNGFSSEELKIIKETKKILRDPKLSVSAFTVRVPTLNGHSEVAWVKLNKNVERADLLRSWSHLSAVEILDNPQEALYPTTRQASGHDPVYIGRIHRDFDDPLTWVMWIVADNLRVGAALNGIRIAEKIFRL, from the coding sequence ATGAGTTTAAACGTAGGAGTCATTGGTGCAACAGGAATGGTCGGTGAAGAATTTCTTCGCCTGATTGAACAACGTCGCTTTCCAATTAAGAAGCTCAAGCTCTTTGCAAGCAATGAAAGCAAGGGAAAGCAAGTCGGGTGTCTCGGTAAAAATTGGACGATTGAAACTTTAGAGGCTGGTTGTTTTGAAGGTTTGGATTTGGCGTTTTTTTCGTCTGGGGACGAAATTAGCAAGGAGTGGGGCCCTAGGGCCGTTTCTGAAGGCTCATTTGCCATTGATAACTCAGCTGCCTTTCGGATGGACTCAAATGTTCATCTGATCGTTCCCGAAATCAATGGAGACCTTCTTTCCACTTCCAGTTCACCCACCCTGATTGCCAACCCCAACTGCTCAACGATTCAGTTGGTCATGGCCCTTGCGCCGCTGCAGAAGGACTTTGGAATCTCCCAAATCAAAGTGGCCACCTACCAGTCCGTGAGTGGAGCAGGAAAGGCGGCGCGGGACGAGCTCATCGCACAGCTCAAGTCAGAATTGAGTATGAATTCAAATACAGAGAGAGACACTCATCATATCCCTCAGGTTTTCCCGCATCCCATTGCGTTCAACTGTCTACCACACATCGGTGGCTTCGATAGCAACGGATTTTCGAGTGAAGAATTGAAAATTATCAAAGAGACAAAAAAAATATTGAGAGATCCCAAACTAAGTGTCAGTGCTTTTACCGTGAGGGTTCCCACTCTCAACGGACATTCTGAGGTTGCCTGGGTGAAGCTTAATAAAAATGTCGAACGGGCCGACCTTTTAAGATCCTGGTCCCATCTTTCTGCAGTTGAGATTCTGGATAATCCGCAGGAAGCTCTATATCCTACGACACGGCAGGCCTCAGGTCATGACCCCGTTTATATTGGGCGAATTCACCGGGATTTTGACGATCCACTGACTTGGGTGATGTGGATTGTGGCTGATAATCTTCGTGTGGGTGCTGCTCTTAATGGTATCCGAATCGCCGAGAAAATTTTTAGACTTTGA
- the truA gene encoding tRNA pseudouridine(38-40) synthase TruA, with product MCPEVSADLGPPYRIRLLISYDGTDFGGWQKQPRGKPTIQGALEEVFTQLFDEPIKVIGSGRTDSGVHAIGQVAHLVTTKNPKRYKLLRAANSLLPSGIVIRRAWEAPREFHAMASATHKTYRYWILNRPFPSALRGRYVSWFPRPLHLEYLQTCARFIQGTHDFASFQTTGSDITETVRHIRRAQWGSKGPELLYFSVTGEGFLKQMVRNLVGTMTDLFYAGRPASDMKSILELRDRRMALGTAQPEGLRLCQVFYPPDLDNKCRTL from the coding sequence ATGTGTCCGGAAGTGAGCGCCGATCTTGGACCACCGTACAGAATTCGGCTTCTGATTTCTTATGATGGAACTGATTTTGGCGGCTGGCAAAAGCAACCAAGAGGAAAACCAACAATACAAGGTGCTCTCGAGGAAGTTTTCACTCAACTTTTTGATGAACCTATAAAAGTGATTGGATCTGGGCGGACAGATTCTGGAGTTCATGCGATAGGACAGGTTGCGCACCTCGTTACCACAAAAAACCCAAAACGCTACAAACTCTTGAGAGCTGCAAACAGCCTTCTTCCTTCAGGGATTGTCATTCGCCGGGCTTGGGAGGCCCCTAGAGAATTTCATGCGATGGCTTCGGCAACTCATAAGACCTACCGCTATTGGATCCTCAACCGGCCTTTTCCTTCGGCCCTGCGCGGTCGTTACGTCAGCTGGTTCCCAAGACCCCTTCATCTGGAATACCTTCAAACCTGTGCACGGTTTATTCAGGGCACCCATGATTTTGCCAGCTTTCAAACTACGGGCTCGGATATCACAGAAACTGTGCGGCATATCAGAAGGGCACAATGGGGATCTAAAGGACCAGAATTACTCTATTTTTCAGTAACTGGAGAGGGTTTTCTCAAGCAGATGGTCAGGAACCTTGTGGGGACCATGACAGACCTCTTTTATGCCGGTAGACCAGCATCAGACATGAAGTCAATTCTAGAACTAAGGGACCGCCGGATGGCTTTGGGGACGGCGCAACCAGAAGGACTTCGCCTTTGCCAGGTCTTCTATCCGCCGGACCTTGACAACAAGTGCCGAACCCTTTAA
- the rplM gene encoding 50S ribosomal protein L13, with translation MKTWNAKTGEVDRNWWVIDATDATLGRLATQVAGLLKGKHKPQFTPHVDTGDFVVVLNTDKIKMSGNKMDAKKYFTRSRYFGSIREKTAKQWMEKDSTHIVREAVKGMLPKNKLSSRVILKLKMYKSGEHPHSAQKPTAFSLIK, from the coding sequence ATGAAAACCTGGAACGCAAAGACAGGTGAGGTCGATCGAAATTGGTGGGTCATTGATGCTACTGATGCAACCCTTGGCCGCCTGGCAACCCAAGTTGCTGGCTTACTCAAAGGTAAGCATAAACCCCAATTCACACCTCACGTAGATACAGGGGATTTTGTGGTCGTTCTGAACACCGATAAAATCAAAATGTCGGGCAATAAGATGGACGCAAAAAAATATTTTACGCGCTCCCGATATTTTGGTTCGATTCGGGAAAAAACAGCCAAGCAATGGATGGAAAAAGATTCTACTCACATTGTTCGTGAGGCTGTTAAAGGAATGTTGCCTAAGAATAAGCTTTCGAGCCGCGTGATCTTGAAATTGAAGATGTATAAAAGCGGAGAACATCCTCATTCAGCCCAGAAACCAACCGCCTTTTCATTAATTAAGTAA
- the rpsI gene encoding 30S ribosomal protein S9 translates to MANDKVFYATGRRKTSAARVFLKPGTGKITINGKLANEYLTTASGKAAIQVPFSTTDTSGRFDAFVTVKGGGPTGQSEAIRHGLSRALLVADEALRGVLKKAGLLTRDSRKVERKKYGLHGARRRPQYSKR, encoded by the coding sequence ATGGCTAACGACAAAGTTTTTTATGCAACAGGTAGAAGAAAAACGAGCGCGGCTCGTGTTTTCCTCAAGCCTGGAACCGGTAAGATCACAATCAATGGAAAATTGGCCAATGAGTATTTAACGACGGCTTCAGGCAAGGCTGCCATTCAAGTCCCATTCAGTACAACTGATACGAGTGGAAGATTTGATGCTTTCGTTACAGTTAAGGGAGGCGGTCCTACGGGGCAGTCCGAGGCCATTCGTCACGGACTCTCAAGAGCTCTTCTCGTTGCCGATGAAGCCTTGCGCGGTGTTTTGAAAAAAGCGGGTCTTCTCACCCGAGACTCTCGTAAGGTTGAACGGAAGAAATACGGTTTGCACGGAGCAAGACGTCGTCCTCAATACTCCAAGCGCTAA
- a CDS encoding M23 family metallopeptidase has translation MEKKSFTILLTSNRRGRTQSITISAAWLKAIVFLCGVLMVTFGAATVDYVGLLLEAGENKILRAENVQIKRQFQIVESKIGSLENSLERVKSYSTKLRLITSIEDEDRTVKLAVGSEPKPGQSVSEYNEAVQDRGPASEFLVKDSIFMDKPPLDESGGEMTALNQKDYAKLSIRIDRAVKETQLRELGVLQLWESLSERQSLLNATPSIKPASGWFTSRFGYRIDPFTGKPVMHAGLDIAGPPGTSIVAPADGVVSFVGYESGYGKLVSIDHGYGVVTRFAHNSQIFVEAGQKVKRRDIISAIGSTGRSSGPHCHYEVRVHGVPVDPINYILDEG, from the coding sequence ATGGAAAAGAAATCATTCACAATACTTTTAACGAGTAACCGCCGGGGTCGAACTCAATCAATCACAATCTCTGCGGCTTGGCTGAAGGCGATTGTTTTTTTGTGCGGAGTGCTGATGGTCACTTTTGGAGCGGCCACGGTGGACTATGTTGGTTTGCTTCTTGAAGCTGGAGAAAATAAGATTCTGAGGGCAGAAAATGTTCAAATAAAACGGCAGTTCCAGATTGTAGAGAGTAAAATTGGATCATTGGAGAATAGTCTGGAACGAGTGAAGAGTTACTCTACCAAACTTCGGCTGATTACCAGTATTGAGGATGAAGACAGAACAGTTAAATTGGCTGTCGGGTCTGAACCCAAGCCCGGGCAGTCTGTGTCTGAATACAATGAAGCCGTTCAGGATCGTGGGCCGGCCTCAGAGTTTTTGGTGAAGGATTCGATATTTATGGACAAGCCGCCTCTCGACGAATCGGGCGGGGAAATGACAGCACTTAATCAAAAGGATTACGCCAAACTTTCCATTCGAATTGACCGAGCGGTTAAGGAGACTCAACTTCGCGAGCTGGGAGTACTACAGTTATGGGAATCTCTTTCTGAGAGACAAAGTCTCTTAAACGCGACTCCAAGTATAAAACCAGCTTCCGGTTGGTTCACATCCCGGTTTGGCTATCGGATCGATCCATTTACGGGGAAGCCCGTCATGCATGCAGGGCTTGATATTGCTGGTCCCCCTGGAACTTCCATTGTTGCGCCAGCTGATGGGGTGGTTTCATTTGTGGGTTACGAATCTGGCTATGGAAAACTCGTTTCTATTGACCACGGTTATGGCGTTGTCACCCGTTTTGCTCACAATTCCCAAATTTTTGTGGAGGCAGGACAAAAAGTAAAGCGTCGTGACATCATCTCAGCGATAGGTTCCACAGGTCGATCCTCTGGACCTCATTGTCATTACGAAGTCCGAGTTCATGGAGTTCCTGTTGATCCGATCAATTATATTCTAGATGAAGGATAA
- a CDS encoding Stp1/IreP family PP2C-type Ser/Thr phosphatase, whose translation MEFDVWAKTDVGLKREINQDTILVDPELHLFIVADGMGGHKGGEVASALAVETVQEVIRSRLQAKGRINPREVIAEAFRASSARIHSKSTRENPELMGMGTTMVLLWGYNDKIYIGNVGDSRAYIYRDPFLWQLTEDHSLINEQIKAGVINENDAPHVIGRNVITRSVGYENDVVADVVVRDFHPGEFYLLCSDGLSGLVPDLRINELCQKNDPSEVVSRCIEKAKSAGGDDNVSVIFIRTRQ comes from the coding sequence ATGGAATTCGATGTATGGGCAAAGACCGATGTCGGCCTAAAGAGAGAAATAAACCAAGACACTATCTTGGTCGATCCTGAGCTTCATCTTTTCATTGTGGCCGACGGCATGGGCGGTCATAAAGGGGGAGAAGTGGCCTCCGCTTTGGCTGTGGAAACCGTTCAGGAAGTTATTCGTAGTCGGTTGCAGGCAAAGGGCAGAATTAATCCGAGAGAAGTGATTGCTGAAGCCTTTCGAGCTTCTAGCGCACGAATTCATAGCAAAAGCACTCGCGAAAATCCTGAGCTTATGGGAATGGGAACAACGATGGTGTTACTTTGGGGGTACAATGACAAAATCTATATTGGAAATGTTGGAGATTCGAGGGCTTACATCTATCGGGATCCATTTCTTTGGCAATTGACGGAGGATCATTCCCTGATCAACGAACAGATTAAGGCAGGAGTGATAAACGAGAATGATGCACCTCATGTGATTGGTCGCAACGTCATTACACGCAGCGTAGGATATGAAAATGACGTGGTAGCAGATGTTGTGGTCAGAGATTTTCATCCCGGAGAATTTTATTTACTCTGTTCGGACGGTCTCTCAGGTTTGGTTCCTGACCTTCGCATCAATGAGCTATGTCAGAAGAATGATCCCTCCGAGGTCGTATCGCGATGCATTGAAAAGGCGAAATCAGCTGGTGGCGATGACAATGTTTCTGTCATATTCATACGGACGCGACAGTGA
- a CDS encoding TonB family protein — protein sequence MAGKLRKSLIAFILCSFLLHLFLWEGLNLFRSQKNESHQAKVEVVIIDKPEQKPRAPTKDSLSQQIVEQNKQPLNDELPDQARFLSQHNQRVQEETRAQATGKFTNLAQPGTPQPGDTDGEKREEITKNQKRPKGGHLPDLSALKPDFSLTPDLRVTPPELPAGRPSQTDDYLKDTKVGIQTLLSTKEFVYYSYYNRIKEKIRQHWEPTIRENVRMAIRRGRSIASTRDRVTRVLITLDKDGTLLQVQVLGESGIVELDEAAVQAFKEAAPFPNPPQGMVEQDGYIRIRWDFILEASFNYRLQHELEELKEEDLA from the coding sequence ATGGCCGGTAAACTCCGCAAGTCTTTGATTGCATTTATACTCTGCTCATTTCTTTTGCACCTCTTCCTTTGGGAAGGATTAAATCTCTTTCGCTCTCAAAAAAACGAATCTCACCAAGCTAAAGTCGAGGTTGTCATCATTGATAAACCAGAACAAAAACCCAGGGCCCCTACAAAAGATAGCCTTTCGCAACAAATCGTTGAACAGAATAAGCAGCCACTCAATGACGAGCTTCCTGACCAAGCCCGATTTTTGAGCCAACACAATCAAAGGGTTCAAGAGGAAACACGGGCGCAGGCAACCGGCAAATTCACAAATTTGGCACAGCCGGGAACGCCCCAACCAGGTGATACAGACGGAGAGAAACGAGAAGAAATCACCAAAAACCAAAAGAGACCGAAGGGTGGCCATCTCCCAGACCTTTCTGCCCTCAAGCCAGACTTTAGCCTCACTCCAGATCTCAGGGTGACCCCACCCGAATTGCCCGCCGGACGCCCCAGTCAAACGGACGACTACCTGAAGGATACAAAGGTTGGCATCCAAACCCTCCTGAGCACTAAGGAATTTGTTTATTATTCCTACTATAATCGAATCAAAGAGAAAATCCGGCAACACTGGGAGCCCACGATTCGGGAAAACGTGAGAATGGCCATTCGACGGGGACGTTCGATTGCTTCGACCCGGGATCGAGTGACACGAGTTCTCATCACCCTGGACAAAGACGGGACTTTGCTCCAGGTTCAAGTCCTAGGAGAAAGTGGTATCGTAGAACTCGATGAAGCCGCTGTTCAGGCTTTTAAGGAGGCGGCACCCTTTCCTAATCCTCCCCAAGGAATGGTCGAACAGGACGGCTACATCAGGATTCGATGGGATTTTATTTTGGAGGCTAGCTTTAACTATCGTCTTCAACATGAATTGGAAGAGCTCAAAGAAGAGGACCTTGCGTGA
- a CDS encoding nucleotidyltransferase family protein has product MNVLLLAGDSNSFDRSPTQALLQIQGQYLIDRQIRALKQCGFNVLVVLNQGDCENILRQSKEIASSELVFDPNPDSDFFSLLISGCHAVSERCFVLPLHTMSPSREVYSRLERHFFTNSDSFRCHLIRPFAPVRGEMVPRFPFLLTRQGISLFRYERKFTSLDDRRIVWSPVPILSEEMIGILEIHQQTVSEVLA; this is encoded by the coding sequence GTGAACGTCTTATTGCTTGCAGGAGATAGTAACAGCTTTGATAGATCTCCCACCCAAGCTCTGTTACAAATCCAAGGACAATACCTCATCGACCGCCAAATAAGAGCACTTAAGCAATGTGGATTTAATGTCTTGGTGGTACTTAACCAAGGAGACTGCGAAAATATTCTCCGACAATCAAAGGAAATTGCTTCCTCCGAACTTGTCTTCGACCCAAACCCGGATTCAGATTTTTTCTCCCTCTTGATTTCCGGGTGCCACGCGGTCAGTGAAAGATGCTTCGTCTTGCCTCTCCATACAATGAGCCCATCAAGGGAGGTCTATTCCCGTCTTGAGCGACACTTCTTTACAAATTCCGACAGTTTTCGGTGCCACCTTATCCGACCCTTCGCCCCCGTTCGAGGAGAAATGGTTCCTCGATTTCCCTTTTTATTGACCAGGCAAGGGATTTCACTTTTTCGCTATGAGCGAAAATTCACAAGTCTTGATGATCGCCGCATCGTGTGGTCACCCGTTCCTATATTATCTGAAGAGATGATCGGCATTTTAGAGATCCATCAACAAACAGTATCTGAGGTTCTTGCCTAA
- a CDS encoding pyruvate dehydrogenase: MAKKNIPAKPDIEILNSIAQRAQYLATQMIYIANHRANKEKGDPKIGGHAAASASSLHILAAIHLIAKSGFDHIANKPHASPTDHAYNYLLGLHLHQDNSRLTREESNKAMSNLRAFPHDNEEVFQSYHSAYDPDRHNFFPTGTVGIPPVQAGYLALAYRYAKDHGHQVPEAHFWSIIGDSEFREGSLFEAVPDFAEREIGNLTWILDYNRQSLDGHRITNANIMGGTDDERIAKTMAANGWHVIQLRHGSKRKALMKKVGGDSFCKWLEEELSDYGLQVLLQIKDGALLRKELEKNHSILHKFLENVTDQELWMALRDLGGHDIECLIDALEESKKETRRPTIIIAHTLKGWGLKMAATPGNHSALPDADEIESLKKATGILTSDPFSPFPDNSPEEKFLKARGDQLYNEILEQEKLKESNIALFQSLGEKLGEVPETMDINLKLASYPHTQWMLGQLTAKLTRIANTPLDEQALQKKQKALGPAERSFKIASEMLVSMAPDVGTSTNLNPAMDGHIFGVQVESDYEASVGVKDSKLPDLIPGEEPDDRYLRFEIAEANVMSCMGSFGKIRDFLGIPLLPLMTVYDFFIKRAHDQYFYDQYWKSSFILCGTPSGVTLSPEGAQHGWKSDLQIPNQITWEPFFCQELDWILCDAIKRHLTFDNKNRSGVVIRGVTRGVEQKDLLRLLRNQRRFKVGLNEDVLLTPNDIDSPGTTPEGLVECQSDEQILATVRREVLAGGYSLIDYSGYAGYEPGDNVVNIFAMGSLGTEAIQASQQLLKIGIFANVIMVTSPDLLVGNLGFETNYCHLKEYLRINSNLHLVPMINGSATRSDVTTLAGRRIPIVSVHDGEPGLLDNIGSIVGVKQEALAVRKHSRCGRPADIYAYHGIDAASVIKACGKVLAETALEHIELSSYLVEDVGRAQPAVKHWRELWPT, from the coding sequence ATGGCAAAAAAAAATATTCCGGCCAAGCCGGACATTGAAATTCTTAACTCTATTGCACAACGCGCCCAATATTTGGCAACGCAAATGATCTATATTGCGAATCATCGGGCAAATAAGGAGAAGGGTGATCCTAAAATCGGAGGACACGCCGCCGCCAGTGCGAGCTCGCTTCATATTCTAGCTGCGATCCATCTTATCGCCAAATCTGGATTCGATCACATCGCAAATAAGCCCCACGCCTCACCAACAGATCATGCTTACAACTATCTTTTGGGACTTCATCTTCATCAAGACAACTCCAGGCTCACACGAGAAGAATCAAACAAGGCCATGAGCAACCTGCGAGCGTTTCCACATGATAATGAGGAAGTCTTTCAATCCTATCACTCAGCCTACGATCCGGATCGACACAATTTTTTCCCTACTGGTACCGTTGGAATCCCTCCTGTCCAAGCGGGCTATCTTGCCCTCGCCTATCGCTATGCCAAGGACCACGGGCACCAGGTACCCGAAGCTCATTTTTGGAGCATCATTGGCGACTCTGAGTTCCGAGAAGGTTCTCTTTTTGAAGCGGTGCCTGATTTCGCAGAAAGGGAGATTGGGAACCTGACCTGGATTCTCGATTACAATCGACAAAGCCTTGATGGTCATCGGATTACCAACGCGAACATCATGGGAGGGACTGACGACGAACGAATTGCTAAAACCATGGCCGCAAACGGTTGGCACGTTATTCAATTACGACACGGTTCAAAGCGCAAAGCTCTGATGAAAAAAGTGGGTGGCGATTCTTTCTGTAAATGGCTCGAAGAAGAGCTTTCAGACTATGGCCTCCAGGTTCTCCTGCAAATAAAAGACGGCGCTCTCTTGAGAAAAGAACTAGAAAAGAATCATTCTATTTTGCATAAATTTCTTGAAAATGTAACCGATCAGGAATTGTGGATGGCACTCAGAGACTTGGGCGGGCACGATATTGAGTGCCTGATCGATGCTCTCGAAGAAAGCAAGAAAGAAACTCGACGGCCCACCATTATCATTGCTCATACATTGAAGGGCTGGGGTCTAAAAATGGCCGCAACCCCAGGCAACCATTCTGCGCTTCCCGATGCTGACGAAATTGAATCGCTCAAGAAGGCAACCGGCATTTTAACCAGCGATCCATTCTCCCCGTTTCCTGACAACTCTCCCGAAGAGAAATTCCTGAAAGCCCGAGGAGATCAGCTTTACAATGAAATTCTAGAGCAAGAAAAACTCAAGGAATCCAATATTGCTTTGTTTCAATCACTGGGTGAGAAACTTGGCGAAGTTCCAGAAACCATGGATATCAATTTAAAATTAGCATCCTATCCTCACACTCAGTGGATGCTGGGCCAATTAACTGCGAAGTTAACTCGAATAGCAAACACTCCTCTTGATGAGCAAGCTCTTCAGAAAAAGCAAAAAGCTCTGGGTCCCGCTGAGCGCTCTTTTAAAATAGCGAGTGAAATGCTCGTCTCAATGGCTCCCGATGTGGGAACAAGTACGAACCTGAATCCAGCTATGGACGGACATATATTTGGAGTCCAAGTCGAAAGTGATTATGAGGCTTCCGTTGGAGTAAAGGATTCCAAATTGCCCGATCTCATTCCTGGCGAAGAGCCTGACGACCGTTATTTGAGATTTGAAATCGCCGAAGCTAACGTCATGTCTTGCATGGGATCATTTGGAAAGATTCGCGACTTTCTGGGCATCCCTCTTCTACCCCTGATGACCGTCTATGATTTTTTTATTAAACGCGCTCATGATCAGTACTTTTATGACCAATACTGGAAATCCAGTTTTATCCTTTGTGGGACTCCATCGGGAGTAACTCTTTCTCCTGAAGGGGCTCAGCATGGTTGGAAATCGGATCTGCAAATCCCTAATCAAATTACCTGGGAACCCTTTTTCTGCCAGGAATTGGATTGGATTCTCTGCGATGCTATTAAGCGGCACCTCACTTTTGATAACAAGAATCGCTCTGGAGTTGTTATTCGTGGCGTTACTCGAGGCGTCGAACAGAAGGATCTCTTGCGGCTTTTGCGAAACCAGAGACGCTTTAAAGTCGGCCTAAATGAAGATGTTTTACTTACACCAAATGACATTGATTCTCCAGGAACCACTCCTGAGGGACTCGTGGAGTGCCAGTCCGATGAACAAATCCTTGCCACTGTTCGCCGCGAAGTTTTGGCGGGCGGCTATTCACTGATCGATTACAGTGGATATGCGGGCTACGAGCCTGGAGACAATGTCGTTAATATCTTTGCAATGGGTTCACTTGGCACCGAGGCCATTCAAGCTTCACAACAGCTTCTAAAAATAGGCATTTTTGCAAATGTGATCATGGTTACGAGTCCAGATCTCCTTGTAGGAAACTTGGGCTTTGAAACAAACTACTGTCATCTAAAAGAATATTTGCGAATCAACAGCAACCTGCATCTTGTCCCGATGATCAATGGTTCGGCCACTCGCTCTGATGTCACAACACTGGCTGGACGGCGCATTCCTATTGTCAGCGTCCACGACGGGGAGCCAGGCCTATTGGATAATATTGGTTCTATCGTTGGGGTTAAACAAGAAGCTCTCGCGGTCAGAAAGCATTCACGATGTGGCCGACCCGCTGACATCTATGCCTATCACGGAATTGACGCCGCATCTGTCATTAAAGCTTGTGGAAAAGTGCTGGCAGAAACAGCCCTGGAACACATCGAACTCAGTTCATATCTCGTGGAGGATGTAGGGAGAGCACAACCCGCAGTAAAACACTGGCGTGAATTGTGGCCAACATAA
- a CDS encoding alpha/beta hydrolase, which yields MANINNPDMKNPEEPLPYSGFRRRAPQKKYEEVIVFVHHFGGSPIALARHLLLANEMGFDAVAFQLKFNRIRLMQFPPLTRNFRFGAPEVWAEQISDILASIPERKVLFTLSSPGSGALLSIARRNPQDIIGWICDGGPFAQIQRCLWNLFTHEYTVTNPITRIAKTRFAVQLLGGRRYKKTCDDALSQLPPRFPILSIRAWEDKLVPMQAIEEFFAGANHLQLEVFSIPEVGHLQGLSRSPKEYKLRVQKFLQGISTPASRPKSESTGPRESSQ from the coding sequence GTGGCCAACATAAACAATCCAGACATGAAAAATCCCGAAGAACCACTTCCCTATTCAGGATTTCGGCGAAGAGCCCCCCAAAAAAAATACGAGGAGGTCATCGTCTTCGTTCACCATTTTGGTGGCTCTCCGATCGCGTTGGCCCGACATCTCCTTTTAGCAAATGAAATGGGGTTTGATGCGGTTGCTTTTCAACTCAAGTTTAACCGAATCCGTCTTATGCAATTTCCGCCACTCACTCGAAATTTTCGATTTGGAGCCCCAGAAGTTTGGGCCGAGCAAATTTCAGATATCTTAGCCTCTATCCCCGAGCGCAAAGTTCTTTTTACTCTCTCAAGCCCTGGTTCGGGAGCTCTTCTCTCTATCGCTCGGCGAAATCCCCAGGACATCATTGGATGGATATGTGACGGCGGACCTTTTGCGCAAATACAAAGATGTCTCTGGAATCTCTTCACTCATGAATACACGGTGACAAATCCAATAACTCGAATAGCTAAAACCAGGTTTGCCGTCCAATTGCTTGGAGGAAGGCGCTATAAAAAAACATGCGACGATGCCCTTTCACAGCTCCCACCTCGATTTCCAATTCTGAGCATTCGCGCCTGGGAGGACAAATTAGTCCCCATGCAAGCCATTGAGGAGTTTTTCGCGGGAGCCAATCATTTGCAGCTCGAGGTCTTTAGCATTCCTGAAGTCGGCCATCTACAAGGGCTGAGTCGATCACCAAAGGAATATAAGCTAAGAGTGCAAAAATTCCTCCAAGGGATTTCCACCCCGGCAAGTCGACCAAAAAGCGAATCCACTGGTCCACGAGAGAGTTCTCAATGA